GGTCCGCTGGTGAGCGGAAGAGAATTTTCAGCCAATGGGTATCATGGACGGGAAAACAATGACCAGCCGATAAGATCACAATGCAGACGTTGACTTTCGAGCGTTATGTTTAAGGACACTGTAATACGAGCCTGGAAATGGATATCACTAGAAAATTCCTGGAATTCCTGGAAGGTATCATTGAACTACCATTGAGTTGTAGTCATCTTAAAGCAGTCATTAAATTATTACTATTTTCTTGAGGTTTTCATAGAAAAATACATCAACTATTAGGAATAAGATGTTTATTCTTCTGCAAACATTGAGGAGAAAACGCAGAGTACGATTAATAATCTTATTAAAACTGACATTCATTCAATCAATTCGGAACTCCTAATGAACTGGCATTGAAATTGCGTTACGCCACGTCCACCGGATGATGCCCAAGCTATTGATGTATTAATATAGATTAATTGACACTCCTTGGACACAGACAAATCATGATCGGCAAACTGGGAAATTACCGTAATAGAGCAGTTGATCAGTGTCAACCGGGCTCATTGAATCGTGCGTTCCCGACCTAGCCACCAACCGACAGCATGAGATGCGCTAGAACGGCGCCGTCCCCACCAGCACCACGGCTTGAAGATTACGGTTCCGTAACTCCGtacggaaggaaggaaggcaaACAATCGGTAGTGGAAGAAATCCTCCATAATCGACGGGCCACGGCCTACATAACTGGTGACAATGGATCGgctttaatttgattttgtgttCTCGGCCTTTGCGGTCCCGGCACGGAAATTCTGCTGGTTGACCGCTGATCGGTTTCCAGGACGTTGAAAGGGAACACAACAAAGTAAAGGCCACTGAGATTGTGGCACTAAATTGTGTGACACCCTAGAGAGAATAGACGGAAGTAAGCTCAAGGTTCCGAGGTCATGCGTTGACTTGGTGGTGGTCGAAGAATTTCGAATACCCGGGCCAGCGGTGCTCCTCCGCACAACCGTGGCCAAAGGTCAGCATCGGGTCGCACAGCACTGGGGCAGGACATCGTACGTcgataattaaaacataatgcaATCTGCcggtaagttttttttttgacttgTTAGAACTCCAAAACCGGGCCGACATAATCTTCAAGACTTCATCACGCAGGGAAGGAAACCGTTTGAGGGGTTTTTGCATCAACCACTTATTCTCCCGTTGTTCGAGCCATCTGATTCGTTGAGGTTGTCCACATGGAAGGCGGAGCTATGCGAGCATAAATGCGTTCAAGTGGAACCTTTTCAACGTTCCGCTTAATGATGGCAAGAGCATGAAGCAGCACGCGATGAGCGTGGCAGAGAGCCACAGGCGGATTTTTATGCTGCACTATGTCGAACGGCACTGGGAAAGAGTCTGTCTCCGGGGAGTTAGGAGCGCCCGAGAGAGTCGCCCGAGCTGATGAGGGGAATGCTCAGTTATGTTGCGTGTTGCGAGCCAAGGCTGCCGTGGGTCATAGAGGCTCGCTGAGGGTGCAGTCTCCGATCAGTTCGCATTAAGCACTCGACCCGCTAGGACACGGGACCGGGCCACACAGCGTAAAGGATAACAGTAAGGGAGTTGTTTGTtccgagttttgtttttgagacGTGTGTTGTGTCGTTTATGTGCAGCGGGCCATTCAGCAACTGATGTGATGTGTGCTATTGATAATAAATAGTGAAACATAATAACATCGAGAGATAGAAGTGAGATCGTTCGGATATTCTGAGAACAATTTAATGCGGACAGTTTGTGGATGAATCGTTTCGTGCGAATCAACCAATGTGACGCAATACGAACTGGACCCAACGTCTGGCAGTAggatattaaattattgtcCCAAAATTCAATTGAACCTTCTGGTTCAAGTTGTGGCGAACtggacaaacacaaaacagcgCAACTTCATTGAGACATCCGCAAAACCGACCCGCGGGCAGGATGGTGATTGTGTAAGTTTGGCGCTACGGGCATGTTGTTTGCGTGCCGCGATCGATCAAGCTCAATCGGAATCGATGTCCGTGGCTAGTGCGCCCGAGTGCGAGTATTTGATTAATGGtgtcgaatgtttttttgattATCGTTTCGCTAACAGGCAATCGAACGTGATCAACTCGAGCGGTGCCGGTGGACAGCTCGGTATCGACTGGGACATTAACGATCCGAGCGTGCCGATCGTGACCGAGTCGGACTACGATGGGTTTAACGAGTGGAGCGATGGCCACTGTCGGTACATCTACCGGGCGACGAGCGAGGAGGCAAAGCGCCATGCGTCCGGTTGGGCAATGcgcaacaccaacaaccacaacGTAAACATCCTGAAGAAGAGCTGTCTCGGTGTGCTGGTATGTTCGGTCGGTTGTATCCTGCCGAACGGGGACAAGATCCATCTACGGCCCGCGATCTGCGATAAGGCACGGCGCAAGCAGCAAGGCAAAGCGTGTCCCAACAGGTAAGCCGTGCTGAACGACTTGATCGATTCGTGTGACTGGAGTGATGGAAGTGATACtaacatgtgtttttttttttgctttgccaatGTTGGCTTCGTTTCCCAACCGGAACAGATTGTGCATTGGCGGTATTTTGGAGATACTTCCGTGCCGTGGACACTGCGGTTACCCGGTGACTCACTTTTGGCGCCATACGCCGCATGCAATATTTTTCCAAGCCAAAGGAGTTCACGATCACCCACGCCCGGAAGCGAAGTCATCCGGCGAAACGCGCCGAGTGTTGGGGTTGGGTCGTCGCGAGCGTGTACTGCGAACGGTGCAGTCTAAAATGAATAAGGTATGTTTAGCCCAATGCGGGACTTTTGTTGAAGTACCCAAGTGATGCTCACGAATTTTATCCCTCCATTAGATAAACGGCATCAAACAGTCCAGAAAGTCCTCTAAGCAGCTTTACACTATCGCAAAAGCAACTAGCTATAGTTCCATCTCGTCCACTGATGTCGTCAAGTCTCCGGATTCGTCGTTCGAAGAAAGCAGCTACCAGGTGGATTATCTCAGTGGGTCATCCGTACCGGGTGGATGTACCTACAGCAACACCCATCTCGCGCAAACGCACCAACAGACCCAGCCACTTCACCAACAACAGGCACTACAATGTCCACAGAACCCACCAGCAGCGGATTACACACAGAACTGCTTCTACGACACGAACTTCATCCATCCCGAGGAAATCTTCCAGCTAGACCAACCGCTACGCCCGGTAGCTGGCACCGCTAGCAAcaagtaccagcagcagcaacagctggTCGGATCGCCTCCTTCCCACATGTTCGATCTGGACCTGGGAACGGATGGGAAGCACGTTACGTACGGCAGTAAAACCGATCAGTACTCTCCATACCGAGGGGGCGAGTTCTCCACGGCC
This Anopheles marshallii chromosome 3, idAnoMarsDA_429_01, whole genome shotgun sequence DNA region includes the following protein-coding sequences:
- the LOC128714532 gene encoding transcription factor glial cells missing-like, giving the protein MVIVQSNVINSSGAGGQLGIDWDINDPSVPIVTESDYDGFNEWSDGHCRYIYRATSEEAKRHASGWAMRNTNNHNVNILKKSCLGVLVCSVGCILPNGDKIHLRPAICDKARRKQQGKACPNRLCIGGILEILPCRGHCGYPVTHFWRHTPHAIFFQAKGVHDHPRPEAKSSGETRRVLGLGRRERVLRTVQSKMNKINGIKQSRKSSKQLYTIAKATSYSSISSTDVVKSPDSSFEESSYQVDYLSGSSVPGGCTYSNTHLAQTHQQTQPLHQQQALQCPQNPPAADYTQNCFYDTNFIHPEEIFQLDQPLRPVAGTASNKYQQQQQLVGSPPSHMFDLDLGTDGKHVTYGSKTDQYSPYRGGEFSTAGIGRYFDCVKYESSTDTDTASLTSSGCSSVLDDIAYYASPQVDYQNNNQTNNNSLAQLDMNKIGLRACDSINSFFISQSSCVSPTTSDRKSSDPGLHTQQQQQQPQQLDAYASGAVSYENYSASSSPNATQLYGGYEANIGQTSLGQPLTHTSTSPHSTDGRMVPTTQIASMSSCEQQQCGNAAGSLSVPTVQATSAVDSGCWWNNSFFQTTLGTSASNSEGWNQAYHEGAVGSHQTQLEPQFYGLEQCDYLS